The Xiphophorus couchianus chromosome 14, X_couchianus-1.0, whole genome shotgun sequence genome includes a region encoding these proteins:
- the tinf2 gene encoding TERF1-interacting nuclear factor 2 isoform X2: MATKKPKENDPSIPFAALQLLAPPVRLVSAALWKVLKQRDVMQYGVVEEFVSSACDTVPGLLTLRHQGKLVLGLRARLILELCLKQPDVDVIAPHLERIRVPAPLSSGSAVKKDVKIQKTVESFHVFVQTLLTNEAEREHFFKEQFPTDYGPKFDQELEKLLWEFLIRLDQLLPVPNLAQTVSWLCDAPPVLEECAQAATQPQLLKILLQHQACLGHLESAASLPPNMGDSILASLSLPPSGKVPSDQSAAERTNCSRPGATTPLVTPVIGLISNGEKASQGGEKSNSKDARGDQWDPNAKFTLVKQKPKPVGVSSLNESRGRKRKQPDTAESDPEEEFISGEKSINRNQRTKEKSQTLQNNSYDRELLNRHITLACLEEKGSPSTRSSSSRSPQHGNKQVSVKRLKVLAWMTKKISRFYPVGAALPPSRGLLQKSFLRQEAST; encoded by the exons ATGGCTACAAAAAAACCGAAAGAAAATG ATCCCAGCATTCCCTTTGCTGCTCTCCAGCTGTTGGCTCCTCCCGTCCGCCTGGTGTCGGCGGCGCTCTGGAAGGTGCTAAAGCAGAGGGATGTGATGCAGTACGGGGTTGTGGAGGAGTTTGTGTCTTCGGCCTGCGATACCGTTCCTGGCCTGCTAACCCTGCGACACCAGGGCAAGCTGGTGCTGGGCCTCAGAGCACGG ttaaTATTAGAGTTGTGTCTCAAACAGCCAGATGTTGACGTGATTGCACCACATCTGGAGAGGATCCGTGTTCCTGCTCCTCTTTCGTCCGGATCAGCTGTG AAGAAGGATGTGAAAATTCAGAAAACGGTGGAaagtttccatgtttttgttcaaaCGCTGCTAACAAATGAAGCAGAGAGAGAACACTTCTTTAAA GAACAGTTTCCCACTGATTATGGCCCAAAGTTTGACCAGGAGCTGGAGAAGCTGTTGTGGGAATTTCTGATTCGACTAGACCAGTTGCTCCCGGTTCCCAACCTAGCCCAG ACGGTGTCATGGCTGTGTGACGCCCCTCCTGTCCTGGAGGAGTGTGCACAAGCAGCAACTCAGCCACAGCTTCTCAAGATCTTACTTCAACATCAGGCTTGTCTGGGTCACCTGGAGTCAGCAG CGTCTCTACCTCCAAACATGGGTGACTCCATCCtggcttctctctctctgcctccatCTGGAAAAGTCCCATCGGATCAGTCGGCCGCTGAGCGGACAAACTGCTCAAGGCCGGGAGCGACCACGCCGTTGGTCACACCCGTAATCGGACTCATTTCCAACGGCGAAAAAGCCTCGCAAGGTGGTGAGAAATCCAACTCAAAAGACGCAAGAGGTGATCAATGGGATCCAAATGCGAAATTCACCTTGGTCAAACAGAAACCCAAACCTGTTGGCGTGAGTTCCTTAAATGAAAGCAGAGGAAGGAAACGCAAGCAACCAGACACAGCTGAAAGTGACCCTGAGGAGGAATTCATATCTGGAGAAAAAAGCATCAACAGGAACCAGAGAACCAAAGAAAAATCGCaaactttacaaaacaacaGCTACGATAGAGAACTCCTAAATAGACATATAA CGTTAGCTTGTCTGGAGGAGAAGGGAAGTCCTTCTacaaggagcagcagcagcagaagtcCTCAACATGGAAACAAACAAGTGTCTGTCAAACGCCTGAAAGTCCTGGCCTGGATGACAAAGA AAATCAGCCGGTTTTATCCAGTGGGAGCAGCTCTTCCTCCCAGCAGAGGACTCCTGCAG AAATCGTTTCTCCGTCAGGAGGCGAGTACGTAG
- the tinf2 gene encoding TERF1-interacting nuclear factor 2 isoform X1 has translation MATKKPKENDPSIPFAALQLLAPPVRLVSAALWKVLKQRDVMQYGVVEEFVSSACDTVPGLLTLRHQGKLVLGLRARLILELCLKQPDVDVIAPHLERIRVPAPLSSGSAVKKDVKIQKTVESFHVFVQTLLTNEAEREHFFKEQFPTDYGPKFDQELEKLLWEFLIRLDQLLPVPNLAQTVSWLCDAPPVLEECAQAATQPQLLKILLQHQACLGHLESAASLPPNMGDSILASLSLPPSGKVPSDQSAAERTNCSRPGATTPLVTPVIGLISNGEKASQGGEKSNSKDARGDQWDPNAKFTLVKQKPKPVGVSSLNESRGRKRKQPDTAESDPEEEFISGEKSINRNQRTKEKSQTLQNNSYDRELLNRHISKLGIKKLHLPEDPSICSVFASCLSSNPRVVIKKLSVSSASVSLSGGEGKSFYKEQQQQKSSTWKQTSVCQTPESPGLDDKENQPVLSSGSSSSSQQRTPAEIVSPSGGEYVADSEDEASKNFKGRLFMKRYYKTKRGTYVPTLREFWKPGTARPDLLSAGSKRRR, from the exons ATGGCTACAAAAAAACCGAAAGAAAATG ATCCCAGCATTCCCTTTGCTGCTCTCCAGCTGTTGGCTCCTCCCGTCCGCCTGGTGTCGGCGGCGCTCTGGAAGGTGCTAAAGCAGAGGGATGTGATGCAGTACGGGGTTGTGGAGGAGTTTGTGTCTTCGGCCTGCGATACCGTTCCTGGCCTGCTAACCCTGCGACACCAGGGCAAGCTGGTGCTGGGCCTCAGAGCACGG ttaaTATTAGAGTTGTGTCTCAAACAGCCAGATGTTGACGTGATTGCACCACATCTGGAGAGGATCCGTGTTCCTGCTCCTCTTTCGTCCGGATCAGCTGTG AAGAAGGATGTGAAAATTCAGAAAACGGTGGAaagtttccatgtttttgttcaaaCGCTGCTAACAAATGAAGCAGAGAGAGAACACTTCTTTAAA GAACAGTTTCCCACTGATTATGGCCCAAAGTTTGACCAGGAGCTGGAGAAGCTGTTGTGGGAATTTCTGATTCGACTAGACCAGTTGCTCCCGGTTCCCAACCTAGCCCAG ACGGTGTCATGGCTGTGTGACGCCCCTCCTGTCCTGGAGGAGTGTGCACAAGCAGCAACTCAGCCACAGCTTCTCAAGATCTTACTTCAACATCAGGCTTGTCTGGGTCACCTGGAGTCAGCAG CGTCTCTACCTCCAAACATGGGTGACTCCATCCtggcttctctctctctgcctccatCTGGAAAAGTCCCATCGGATCAGTCGGCCGCTGAGCGGACAAACTGCTCAAGGCCGGGAGCGACCACGCCGTTGGTCACACCCGTAATCGGACTCATTTCCAACGGCGAAAAAGCCTCGCAAGGTGGTGAGAAATCCAACTCAAAAGACGCAAGAGGTGATCAATGGGATCCAAATGCGAAATTCACCTTGGTCAAACAGAAACCCAAACCTGTTGGCGTGAGTTCCTTAAATGAAAGCAGAGGAAGGAAACGCAAGCAACCAGACACAGCTGAAAGTGACCCTGAGGAGGAATTCATATCTGGAGAAAAAAGCATCAACAGGAACCAGAGAACCAAAGAAAAATCGCaaactttacaaaacaacaGCTACGATAGAGAACTCCTAAATAGACATATAAGTAAGCTGGGCATCAAAAAGCTGCACCTGCCTGAAGATCCGTCCATTTGCTCTGTGTTTGCTTCTTGCCTGAGCAGCAACCCCAGAGTTGTTATCAAAAAACTGTCGGTTTCTTCTGCTAGCGTTAGCTTGTCTGGAGGAGAAGGGAAGTCCTTCTacaaggagcagcagcagcagaagtcCTCAACATGGAAACAAACAAGTGTCTGTCAAACGCCTGAAAGTCCTGGCCTGGATGACAAAGA AAATCAGCCGGTTTTATCCAGTGGGAGCAGCTCTTCCTCCCAGCAGAGGACTCCTGCAG AAATCGTTTCTCCGTCAGGAGGCGAGTACGTAGCAGATTCTGAAGATGAGGCGTCAAAAAACTTCAAAGGGAGG CTGTTCATGAAGCGTTACTACAAGACCAAACGCGGCACATACGTTCCCACCCTGAGGGAGTTCTGGAAACCCGGGACGGCCCGACCAGACCTGCTGTCCGCTGGCAGCAAACGGAGGCGATAA
- the dhrs4 gene encoding dehydrogenase/reductase SDR family member 4 isoform X1, translating to MWRRRTRFDETQQLNAEPVQPPKVMHHPYAIQRVTSDCRYVTVMFRGLSRFLRTNPVSVQRSMSHSSLDGKVAIVTASTDGIGLAAAQALGKRGAHVVVSSRRQANVDKAVALLKSQSIRVIGTTCNVGKGEDREKLVQLTMEQYGGIDILVSNAAVNPFVGNMLDSTEEVWDKILSVNIKAAFLLTKMVVPHMEKRGGGNIIFVSSVGGYQPMLGLGPYCVSKTALLGLTRALAPELAHNNIRVNCVAPGIIKTRFSSVLWENEDSMDELKRQLSIKRIGEPEEIGGTIAFLCSDDASYITGETVTVTGGMSCRL from the exons ATGTGGAGACGACGTACACGCTTTGATGAGACACAACAACTGAACGCCGAACCGGTCCAGCCGCCTAAAGTCATGCATCATCCATATGCAATACAACGTGTGACGAGCGATTGTCGTTACGTTACG GTGATGTTTCGGGGTTTATCCAGGTTTCTGAGGACCAACCCGGTTTCTGTCCAGAGAAGCATGTCTCATAGCAGTCTGGACGGGAAAGTAGCTATTGTGACAGCCTCCACAGATGG AATCGGCCTGGCTGCAGCTCAGGCTCTGGGGAAGAGAGGGGCCCATGTGGTCGTCAGCAGCCGGCGGCAGGCCAACGTGGACAAGGCTGTGGCTTTGCTAAAGAGCCAGAGCATCCGAGTAATTGGAACCACATGTAATGTAGGCAAAGGAGAGGACCGGGAGAAGCTGGTCCAACTG ACTATGGAACAATATGGGGGCATTGACATCCTGGTGTCCAACGCAGCGGTCAACCCGTTCGTTGGAAACATGTTAGACTCCACAGAGGAGGTGTGGGACAAG attCTGTCTGTAAATATAAAAGCTGCCTTCCTCCTGACGAAGATGGTGGTGCCTCATATGGAGAAGAGAGG AGGCGGAAACATTATATTTGTGTCTTCAGTGGGTGGATACCAACCAATGCTG GGCCTGGGCCCCTACTGTGTGAGTAAGACGGCCCTGCTGGGTCTAACCAGGGCGCTGGCTCCTGAGCTGGCTCACAATAACATCAGGGTGAACTGCGTGGCCCCTGGAATCATCAAAACCCGCTTCAGTTCTGTA TTGTGGGAAAACGAAGACAGTATGGATGAGTTGAAAAGGCAGCTCAGCATTAAGAG GATTGGAGAACCTGAAGAGATCGGAGGGACGATCGCCTTTCTGTGCTCTGATGACGCTTCCTACATCACAGGAGAGACCGTCACGGTGACGGGAGGGATGAGCTGTCGACTCTGA
- the dhrs4 gene encoding dehydrogenase/reductase SDR family member 4 isoform X2 gives MFRGLSRFLRTNPVSVQRSMSHSSLDGKVAIVTASTDGIGLAAAQALGKRGAHVVVSSRRQANVDKAVALLKSQSIRVIGTTCNVGKGEDREKLVQLTMEQYGGIDILVSNAAVNPFVGNMLDSTEEVWDKILSVNIKAAFLLTKMVVPHMEKRGGGNIIFVSSVGGYQPMLGLGPYCVSKTALLGLTRALAPELAHNNIRVNCVAPGIIKTRFSSVLWENEDSMDELKRQLSIKRIGEPEEIGGTIAFLCSDDASYITGETVTVTGGMSCRL, from the exons ATGTTTCGGGGTTTATCCAGGTTTCTGAGGACCAACCCGGTTTCTGTCCAGAGAAGCATGTCTCATAGCAGTCTGGACGGGAAAGTAGCTATTGTGACAGCCTCCACAGATGG AATCGGCCTGGCTGCAGCTCAGGCTCTGGGGAAGAGAGGGGCCCATGTGGTCGTCAGCAGCCGGCGGCAGGCCAACGTGGACAAGGCTGTGGCTTTGCTAAAGAGCCAGAGCATCCGAGTAATTGGAACCACATGTAATGTAGGCAAAGGAGAGGACCGGGAGAAGCTGGTCCAACTG ACTATGGAACAATATGGGGGCATTGACATCCTGGTGTCCAACGCAGCGGTCAACCCGTTCGTTGGAAACATGTTAGACTCCACAGAGGAGGTGTGGGACAAG attCTGTCTGTAAATATAAAAGCTGCCTTCCTCCTGACGAAGATGGTGGTGCCTCATATGGAGAAGAGAGG AGGCGGAAACATTATATTTGTGTCTTCAGTGGGTGGATACCAACCAATGCTG GGCCTGGGCCCCTACTGTGTGAGTAAGACGGCCCTGCTGGGTCTAACCAGGGCGCTGGCTCCTGAGCTGGCTCACAATAACATCAGGGTGAACTGCGTGGCCCCTGGAATCATCAAAACCCGCTTCAGTTCTGTA TTGTGGGAAAACGAAGACAGTATGGATGAGTTGAAAAGGCAGCTCAGCATTAAGAG GATTGGAGAACCTGAAGAGATCGGAGGGACGATCGCCTTTCTGTGCTCTGATGACGCTTCCTACATCACAGGAGAGACCGTCACGGTGACGGGAGGGATGAGCTGTCGACTCTGA
- the efs gene encoding embryonal Fyn-associated substrate has protein sequence MSVSTILAKALYDNTAESPEELAFRKGDILMVLDQEKTGGPGWWQCSLHGKQGIVPANRLRILETVPPPGSEPAPGLKEDSVYLCPGLPLTRTAVAGSTDVADGVYLSPPATGEGRGGGVATRTGELRRVEAGRPRSHSSSGTRPRPDWDIGVTGRPRSPSLRGRGSEMSGTLYQKPLSPMPSAAPHARQPGVLLASESVYLSPSGVPRATDEPEDTTYLVPRDKPTAGHSDDCYLVPKGTPLASDDVYQSPTGGGVSSTLCTNGTSGISVTPQPKVSQDTPGVYQTPTLVGSNLHRPPATFLAHQHPSSLTPTQASPRLLLKGLPPNSAAARGKPGAARSPFSIRAGQARAPGSPNFARKPPPPAPPVRGVTRKEAQQATPQSVASIPKLTAQASPAGQLQPEDKQIRTPQGNGEKTSNGLDRSGGVPNKTGEKQDHSDAADDQVYDTPPSGRWQQPIQSTHVKDVDGIYDTPRSVQSQADPDTEVYDVPTVTLIKPVADIKPDEDEDEVYSVPTLPGVPPVLGESTSSLPTEDIMHVGQVCFVPEPDKRASGGDQKQDSTEVDCGIYDMPSLTIEVLPHSCSSSSSASTRRHSVSSNGSGDIQWKASLSNLVHSLLGTASSLSSRDLATSLAEILSTWKASHTGDPPPPLQQAWVRLSDVLPALSAIGNTPPNEGLLSLVQRSLEESALLLQAQGRPRLSSQESLSRRPLPALPVPDGKSCGGGMGSRKGSWIQERPLPPTPQPMFPLPPTPACVTLTMGPVNGEEDPSNEYAGIGLTPVPAPVPSGDSVGYVKLQGKPDLPPDVLSENGQTFTGEQRLTPSPPLPVALSLEDSELLSFYSSQSFAHLSCLADAIDVLDSSVHGNQPPRIFVARGKSLIVTAHKLVFIGDTLSRLLTSADLRAKITTSGGRLCQVLKAVVVATKGAAQNYPSATATQEMMDRVTELYQQAAGFSTLLQRLAEISS, from the exons ATGTCTGTCTCT ACGATTTTGGCTAAAGCCCTGTATGACAACACAGCAGAAAGCCCTGAGGAGCTGGCTTTCCGAAAGGGCGACATCTTGATGGTTCTGGATCAAGAGAAGACTGGCGGGCCAGGCTGGTGGCAGTGCTCCCTGCATGGCAAACAGGGCATTGTTCCTGCCAACCGCCTCAGAATTTTGGAGACCGTCCCACCACCAGGCTCTGAGCCTGCCCCCGGACTGAAGGAAGACTCTGTATACCTATGCCCTGGCCTTCCTTTGACTCGGACTGCTGTCGCTGGAAGCACGGACGTTGCTGACGGAGTATACCTGTCGCCGCCTGCCACAGGCGAAGGTAGAGGCGGGGGAGTCGCGACTCGAACTGGAGAGCTACGCAGAGTGGAGGCCGGCCGTCCGCGCTCACACTCAAGTTCTGGCACTCGCCCCAGACCGGATTGGGATATTGGTGTGACAGGACGGCCACGATCTCCGTCTTTAAGGGGGCGTGGTTCAGAAATGTCTGGAACTCTTTACCAGAAGCCACTAAGTCCCATGCCTTCTGCAGCTCCGCATGCCAGGCAGCCTGGAGTTCTCCTGGCTTCAGAATCTGTTTACCTTTCTCCAAGTGGCGTCCCAAGGGCTACCGATGAACCAGAAGACACTACATACCTTGTTCCGAGAGACAAGCCAACAGCAGGACATTCAGACGACTGTTACTTGGTGCCCAAAGGGACGCCACTTGCAAGTGATGATGTTTACCAGTCCCCAACAGGTGGTGGTGTGAGCAGTACTCTCTGCACTAATGGCACCTCTGGGATCAGTGTTACGCCACAGCCCAAAGTAAGTCAGGACACTCCTGGAGTTTACCAAACACCTACCCTTGTAGGGTCAAACCTACATCGACCACCCGCCACATTTCTGGCTCACCAACACCCATCTTCGCTAACTCCAACCCAAGCATCTCCCCGACTATTGCTCAAGGGTCTTCCCCCAAACTCTGCAGCTGCAAGGGGCAAACCTGGTGCGGCAAGATCCCCTTTTTCAATCAGAGCAGGGCAAGCCAGGGCTCCGGGGTCGCCAAACTTTGCCCGCAAACCTCCTCCACCAGCCCCTCCGGTGAGAGGAGTCACCAGGAAAGAAGCACAGCAAGCAACACCTCAGTCGGTCGCCTCCATCCCCAAGCTGACGGCTCAGGCAAGTCCTGCAGGCCAGCTGCAACCAGAGGACAAGCAAATCAGAACTCCCCAGGGTAATGGAGAAAAGACGAGCAACGGCCTGGATAGAAGCGGCGGAGTGCCGAACAAAACTGGAGAAAAGCAGGATCACTCGGATGCTGCAGATGACCAG GTGTATGACACCCCTCCAAGTGGCAGGTGGCAGCAGCCGATCCAATCTACTCACGTAAAGGATGTCGATGGCATTTATGACACCCCACGCAGCGTCCAATCACAAGCTGACCCTGACACAGAG GTCTATGACGTCCCCACAGTCACTCTGATCAAACCCGTGGCAGACATAAAGCCTGATGAAGACGAGGACGAAGTCTACAGTGTCCCCACTCTTCCAGGTGTCCCTCCGGTGCTGGGTGAGTCCACCAGCAGCCTCCCCACTGAGGACATCATGCACGTCGGACAGGTCTGTTTTGTCCCGGAACCCGACAAACGAGCCAGTGGCGGAGATCAGAAACAAGACTCCACTGAGGTTGACTGTGGGATCTACGACATGCCCTCCCTGACCATTGAAGTGCTTCCCCATTCGTGTTCTTCGTCGTCCTCCGCCTCCACTCGTCGCCACTCTGTTTCCAGCAACGGCTCCGGCGACATTCAATGGAAAGCTTCGCTGTCGAACCTTGTCCACTCGCTGCTGGGCACCGCCTCGTCCTTGTCCTCGCGGGACCTGGCTACATCTCTGGCTGAGATCCTGTCCACCTGGAAGGCCAGTCACACAGGTGACCCTCCGCCGCCTCTCCAGCAAGCCTGGGTTCGGCTTTCGGACGTGCTTCCGGCGTTGTCTGCCATCGGGAACACTCCTCCAAATGAGGGGCTCTTATCGCTGGTCCAGCGCTCTCTGGAGGAGTCCGCCCTCCTCCTGCAGGCTCAAGGGCGACCTCGTCTGTCTTCCCAGGAATCTCTGTCTCGCAGGCCCCTGCCAGCGCTCCCGGTGCCTGATGGGAAGTCATGCGGCGGTGGAATGGGTTCTCGTAAAGGGAGCTGGATCCAAGAACGGCCCCTGCCTCCGACCCCTCAGCCTATGTTTCCTTTGCCTCCAACTCCTGCCTGCGTCACCCTAACGATGGGCCCCGTTAATGGAGAAGAGGACCCCAGCAACGAGTATGCTGGGATTGGCTTGACCCCAGTCCCAGCCCCGGTACCTTCAGGAGACAGTGTTGGATATGTCAAGCTGCAG GGTAAACCAGATCTTCCTCCGGATGTCCTCTCTGAGAACGGACAAACCTTCACCGGAGAGCAAAGG TTGACTCCCTCGCCTCCTCTGCCGGTGGCCCTCTCCCTGGAGGACTCGGAGCTGCTCTCCTTCTACTCCTCTCAGAGCTTCGCCCACCTCTCCTGCCTCGCCGACGCCATCGACGTGCTCGACAGCAGCGTGCACGGCAACCAGCCGCCGCGCATCTTCGTCGCCAGGGGGAAGAGTCTCATTGTGACCGCGCACAAGCTGGTGTTCATCGGGGACACTCTGTCCCGCCTCCTGACCTCCGCCGACCTCCGGGCCAAG ATCACCACTTCCGGAGGGAGGCTCTGCCAGGTGTTGAAGGCGGTCGTCGTGGCAACCAAGGGCGCAGCACAAAATTACCCGTCGGCGACCGCCACCCAGGAGATGATGGACCGCGTCACCGAGCTCTACCAGCAAGCCGCCGGCTTCTCCACTCTGCTGCAGCGTCTGGCTGAAATATCGTCGTGA